The Coprobacillus cateniformis DNA window ATGAGTTCATCTCGATTGTATTAAATAGTGGTAAGGAGATTGTGAAATGTTGAAGAAAGATAAAATAAGATTATTGGATAATAAGAGATTAAAAAAGAATATTCTTAATCAAGTTGTTAAAAATCCAATTTTGGAAAATGTTAATAGTTTATTACGTATGGAGCAGCTTTATGAAGCTGGGATTAAAGAAATTCGAACAAAATTGGAGATACTAGATTCTGAATTCAAGGTGAAATATGATCATAATCCTATTCATCATATTGAGTCTAGATTAAAAAAGCCAGAAAGTATTATAAAAAAGGCGATAGATAAAGATGTGACATTGACTGAAAAAGAAATTATGCGTCATATACATGATATTGCTGGAATTCGTGTGATATGTAATTATATAGATGATGTCTATGTTGTGGCTCAATTATTGATTAATCAAGATGATATTAAGCTTATCAAGATAAAAGATTATATTCAAAATCCAAAAGATAATGGTTATAGAAGTTTGCATTTAGTGTTAGAGGTGCCTATATTTTTAGCTGAAGGTGTACAGCCTATTCATGTAGAAGTTCAATTAAGAACAATAGCTATGGACTTCTGGGCTTCATTAGAACATAAATTAAAATATAAAACTGATAATAATGTTCCTGAAGATATCAAAAAAGAATTAATCCAGTGTGCAATGTCTATATCAGAGTTAGATTATAAAATGCAAAGTATACACAATCGTCTGAATAATGATTCAGAGATTCAATAAACTGAGATATCATTATAGATATCTCTTTTGTTTGACAATATTTTCCATGATGATATAATAATAGTAACGATTACTATTTAAGAGGAGGATAATGTATGAGCAAACATTTAGGAATGGATATTCGTGTACCCATAGAATGTGATAATCCATCAATTCAAAGAGATGAAGAAAAATGTATTAAGTGTGGTCAATGTAAGAATATCTGTCAAGATTATATTGGGGTTCATGGAACGTATAGCTTAGAAGATACATTAGATAGAGCAGTATGTATCAATTGTGGACAATGTGCAAATGTATGTCCAGTCTCAAGTATTCATGAAACTTATGAATATCCTTTCATTCAAGAAGACATGAAAAATTCTGATAAAATTATTATCTTTAACACATCACCATCAGTAAGAATTGCCTTAGGAGAAGAGTTTGGTATGGAAGATGGAACTTTTGTAGAAGGTAAAATGATTGCTTTATTAAGAAAACTAGGAGCTAAATATGTTTTAGATACAAATTTCTCAGCTGACTTAACTATTCTTGAAGAAGGTACAGAATTAATACGTCGCCTAACAAAGCAAACTAAGCCTTTACCGCAATTCACAAGTTGTTGCCCAGCTTGGGTAAAATATTTAGAAATTTATCATCCAGAAATGCGTAATCATCTTTCAACTGCTAAGAGTCCAATTGGTATGCAAGGGCCCACAGTAAAAACTTATTTTGCTAAAAAAATGAACATAGATCCAACTCAAATTGTTAATATAGCTGTTACACCTTGTACAGCCAAAAAATATGAAATCAAAAGAGAAGAGATGTGTGATGCTGGGAAATATTTAGGAATTGATAATATGCGTGATATGGATTATGTGATTACGACAAGAGAACTCGCAAAGTGGGCTAAAGAGGAAAATATTGATTTTACATCTTTAAAAGATTCAAAGTTTGATTCACTAATGGGTGAAGCAAGTGGAGCTGGTGTTATTTTTGGAAACTCAGGTGGAGTTATGGAAGCAGCACTTCGTACTGCTTATGAAATAATGACAGGTGAATCAGCTCCAATCAATTTGCTTACATATACGCCTGTAAGGGGATTGGATGATGTTAAAGAAGCAAGTGTAGATATGAATGGTATAACAGTAAATATTGCAGTGATTTTTGGTACAAAAAATGCAAGTCAATTTATTGAAAAGATGAAGACTGCTGATAAAAAGTATCACTTTGTTGAAGTTATGACATGTCCAGGTGGTTGTATTGGTGGTGGTGGTCAACCAAAAGATACGAAATATCAGGGCGATCTCCTTCGCGCAAAAAGAATTGCAGGACTTTATAACAGAGACCAATCAATGAATTTAAGAAAAAGTCATGATAATCCTGAAATTCAACAGTTATATAAGGATTTCTATCAAGAACCAATGAGTGATTTAGCAGAAAACATGCTACATACAACTTATATAGATAGAAGTAAGGAATTAGGAAAATAAAAAATGTATGAGTCTCTATTATAATTCTCTATAAAGAACAAAAGGAAGAACTCAATCTATTTATCATAGATTTAATTCTTCCTTTTCAAATACTATTTTTGTTTTTCTCTTTTTAACATTTCTTCATAACTAAACATACAGCCACAGTAATTTTGTCGATACATTTCATACTCTTTTGTCATTTGAGTTGATTTAAGATAACCATTATTTTTCTTGAAATCAGCATATAAGAACTTTGGTGTAGAACTTTGCCAGGCATCTCCAATTTCATTAATCCATTGACTATTTTTATGTGGAGATATACTCAAGACAGTTGTCCAATAATCATAATGATTTATTTTTGCATAATCAAATGTTCTACGCATTCTTAAACTATAACATAGTCTACATCTCATACTTCCCTCAGGTAATTCTTTAAGTGGATAAAGATGAGAAACCCATTCGGGATGATTGTAAGGATCTTCGATAACTTGAATATTATGCTTGAAATCTTGATTAAATCTCTTTATAAAATGTAAAAGTTCCTGATATCTTCTTTGATATTCATCAATAGGGTAAATATTTGAATTAGAATAATAAATAGTTATATGAAAATATTCAGATAATTCTTTAATGACATAACTTGAACAAGGACCACAACATACATGAAGCAATAGAGATGGTTTTGTATCTCCAATCTTCATTAATTCTTCTTGAAGCTTTAAATCATAGTTTATTTTCATTATTGAATAAACATACAATCACCAAATGAGAAGAAACGATATTTTTCTTCAACTGCATGATGATAAGCCTTTAATATAAATTCTTTATTGGCAAAAGCACTCACTAACATCACAAGGGTAGATTTAGGTAAGTGAAAATTTGTAATTAAAGCATCAATAGCTTCAAATTGATAGCCTGGATAAATAAAGATATCAGTACTTTCCTGAGTTGCTTTAAATTGTCCATATTTCTTAAAATTTGCTTCAAGTGTTCTTGTAGATGTTGTACCAACACTTATAATACGCTGACCATTTGCTTTGGCATTGTTTAATTGTTGTGCAACATCTTCATCAATCATGTAAAATTCACTATGCATGTGATGTTCTAAAACATCATCTACTTTAACAGGTCTAAATGTTCCTAACCCTACATGAAGAGTCACATCTAAAATCTTTACACCTTTTGCTTTGACTTTATCAATAATATCATCAGTAAAATGTAAACCAGCTGTTGGAGCAGCAGCACTTCCTTCAATCTTTGCATAGACAGTTTGATAACGCTCCTGATCTTCAAGTTTTTCCTTGATATAAGGAGGAAGAGGCATTGTTCCAAGAGTATCTAAAATCTCATAAAAGATACCTTCATAAATCATTTCAAAGTGACGTATTCCTTCATCACCAATATGAATACATTTTGCTTTTAAAGAACCGTCACCAAAAGTAATAATAGTATCAATTTTTACAATTCTTGCATTACCTACGAGACATTCCCAAACGTCATTACCTAAATCCTTAAGTAACAAAACTTCAACATGTCCATTGGTCTCTTCTTTTGTTCCATAGAGTCTTGCAGGAATAACCTTTGTATTATTTCTGACTAAGATATCTCCTTCATATAAATAATCAAGAATATCATAAAAATGTTTATCTTCAATTGTTTCATTCTTTCTATCTAATACCATCAAACGAGAAGTATCTCTCTTTTTTAAGGGAGTTTGTGCAATTAATTCTTCAGGTAAATGATAATCAAATTCACTTAATTTCATATTTAAAATGCCCTCTCATATACATCTCTACCATAATGATCTAAGAATTCTTCTTTAAAGTCTAATAAACGATCCTCTTGAATTGCATTTCTAATATCTTCACTTAATTGTAATAAGAATGCAACATTATGGATAGAGAGTAAACTCTTTCCAAATATTTCATCACATTTATGTAAATGTCTCAAATAAGCACGTGTATAGTTACGACAAGTATAACAATGGCATTTATCATCTATAGGCGTAAAGTCATATTTAAACTTCTCATTATTAATATTCATTCTTCCATAATGTGTCATTAATGCACCATGTCTCGCCACTCTGGTTGGTAAAACACAGTCAAACATATCAATGCCTCGCATAGCACCTTCTATGAGGTCAATGGGATTTCCTACTCCCATTAAGTAACGTGGTTTATCTACAGGTAGCCATTGAATCGCATCATCAATCATTTTATACATGACATCCTTAGGCTCACCAACACTGGTTCCTCCAATAGAATAACCTGGAAAATCCATTTTCACTAATTCTTTCGCACTGAATTCTCTTAAATCTTCAAATTCTCCACCTTGAACAATTCCAAACAACGCTTGATCATCTCTTTGGTGAGCATCTTTACCACGTTTTGCCCAACGAAGGGTTCTTTCAACACTGTTTTTCATATAGTCATGTGTACAAGGATAAGGAGCGCATTCATCAAAACTCATAATAATATCTGCACCTAAATCATTTTGAATTTGAATAGCTTTTTCAGGGGATAGAAATAATTTCTTTCCATCAACAATACTTTTAAAGGTAACACCTTCTTCTTCTATCTTTCTTGTTTTTCCTAAAGAAAAAACTTGAAAGCCTCCACTATCCGTTAAGATAGGTCCATCATAATTCATAAATTTATGTAAACCACCAGCCTGTTTGACAACATCTTCACCAGGTCTTAACCATAAATGATAAGTATTAGAAAGAATCACTTGTGAGTTCATTTCTTTTAATTGTTCAGGCGAGATACCTTTGACTGTAGCCAATGTTCCAACGGGCATAAACATAGGTGTTTCTACATCTCCATGAGGGGTATGCAAGATACCATATCTTGCTCCACTTTGCTTACATACATGTTTTAATTCATACCAAAAACCTTCCATTTTTTCACCTCTTTTTTAGCACTACTCATTATACATGAAAGTTGTTATAAGTTCAAATTTTATCTGTTATTTATATTTGCTTAAAACATATTCTATGGTGTATAACATTAGGTGATAGGATGACAGATTATTAAATGTTAATGATTATGAATAGTGTTGTTGAATGACTTCTTGAAATAATCAACAAGTCAAATAAATAACGAAACCTTAGGATACTGTTTATTAGCAATACCTTTTACATTTTAGGCAGAATCAATGTCAATAAGTTGTGTAAGAAAAAACATGAATTTATATGATAAAATAACTTGTTGAGTGAATATATAAATTATTATTTGTGAAAGCGCTTGACAAAGGATGAGATGATATTCTATACTAGGATTAGAAAGAAAACCTTGTAACAGGCTGTTACAAGAAAAGAGTATGTTACTGGAATGCAGGCAGAACTCAAATAACATGTTTTTGACATGTTGTTTGAGTTTTTTTTCTAGAAAGGAGGTCATTATATGAAAGTTAGCCAAATATTGAATAATAATGTGGCAGTTGTCAAACGTGGATCACAAGAGGTTATTGTTTATTCAAAAGGAATTTCTTTTAAAAAGCGACCAGGAGATTCCATTGAACTTAGTGAAATAGATAAGACATATGTATTAGATTCACATGATAAATTAGAACATTTTAGTTATTTATTAACAAATACAAAAGAAGAATATCTTCAGATTGTCAATCAAGTGATAGATTATGGTGAAACTCTTCTAGAAGAAAAAATGTCTGATTATCTTTATCTTACTCTCTTAGATCATGTTGATTTTACAATCAAGAGAATGAAAAAAGGTCAATTTATGAGAAGTCCACTATCTTATGAAGTAAAGAAGTTTTATCCAAAGCATTATCAGATAGGCATATATGGGATTAAACTCATTAAAGAAAAACTCAAACTAGATTGTCCAGAAGATGAAGCTGTAGCGATTACCTTACATTTCATTAATATTCAGACACATAATAACATGGAAGAATCGATGTTGATTATGGATACTGTTAAAGATCTATTAGCAATTATTAAATATCATTTCCATACAACGTTTGATGAAGATTCAATGAATTATATGCGATTAGTCACTCATATTCAATATTTTGCCCAAAGATTAGTACATAAAGATTTCTTTGTGGAGACAGATAATGAATTGTATAATCACATCTATAAAATGTATCCACAATCCTATCATTGTGTACAAAAGATGAAACAATATGTTTACAAGGTATTTCAATGTGAATTGTCACAAGATGAAGAAGCATATTTGATATTGCATATTCATCGTGTGACATACCGAGACAAATAGGAGGATTATTATGAATTATAAGAATTTATGTGAAAAGATTATCTATCTTGTTGGTGGAAAAGATAATATACAGAATGTTGTCCATTGTGTCACAAGACTCCGTTTCACTTTAACTGATCAAAGTCTTGCTGATATAGATAAAATTCTAGAATTAAAAGAAGTGATCGATGTTATAGCTAATGAAGCAGTCTTTCAAATTGTGATTGGTCCACAAGTTATGGATGTTTATAAAGATTTCATGAAATTATTAGGAGATGGTGTTTCTCAAGATGTAACTGTGAAAAAGAATATCTGGCGTTCTGTTTTAGATTTGATGTCAGAGTCTATGTCACCGATTCTACAGCCTTTAATGGCAGCTGGTATGTTAGCAGGTGTTTTATCTATTTTGAGTTTAACAGGTATTATATCAGCAGAAAGCTCAACTTATATGATTATAGATTCGTTACGTAATGCTATATTTTATTTCCTGCCTGTATTTATGGCAATGTCATGTGCTAAAAAACTCAATGCGAATCCTTACTTAGCAGTTGCATTAGCAGTTACACTTTTATCAACAGGTATTAATGGTGTGGAGGGGCTTAATCTCTTTGGTATTCCTTTGCCCACTATTACTTATTCTAATTCATTTTTTCCTATTATATTAGCAGTTTGGCTAATGGGAAATGTTGATAAAGTTTTATCTCGTATTATTCCTAATGCAATAACTTATTTCTTTAAACCTGTTTTAACATTATTAATATGCCTGCCAGTAACTCTATTGTTATTTGGACCAATGGGAACTTGGTTAGGTGATGGCATTAATCTCATTTGTCAATTTTTAATGAGTACAGTTGGTAATTGGATAGTTGTTGCATTATATGCTGCTTTACAACCATTCTTGATTATGTTTGGTGCTGCAAATTTTGTTATGCCAGTTTTAATGAATTTCTTAACAACTCAAGGTTATGATCCTATTTTCTTAGTCGGGTCTTTGATTTCTGATGCAGCAGTTGGTGGAGCGTTATTAGGTTATTTTTTAAGATCAAAGAATTCGCAACAAAAGCAACTTTTTGGAACAACAGCATTTAGTGCATTTATGAATATTACTGAACCAGGTATTTATGGTGTCTTTGTCAAGTTCCGTCGTCCATTTTTTGCAGTTATGATTGGTGGTGGACTAGGTGGAATGTTTGCAGGGCTTATGGGTGTAAAGGGTTATTCTTTTGCTGGATTAGTCTCTTTAACAGCGTGGATAGGAGATGGAGACTATCGTAATTTCTATTGTGCTATTATAGCAGTTGTGATTGCTATTATTGGAGCGGGGATTGCCTCTTATTTTTTAGGAATCCCAGATACAGATGAAGAGAATTCAGTTCAAAATAAAAAAAGAAATTTAGAAATACATGCACCTGTTGAAGGGAAAGTTATTTCTCTTACTGATGTTGAGGATAAAGCTTTTGCAAGTGAGGCACTTGGAAAAGGAATTGCATTCATGCCAGAAGAAGATATGATTTATGCACCAGTGAGTGGAGAGGTTGTGACTTTATTTCCAACACAACATGCAATTGGATTGAAGACCGATTATGGAATAGAAGTTCTTATTCATATAGGTATCGACACTGTAGAATTGAATGGAAAATATTTTAAATCTTTTATCAAACAGGGAGATCATGTTCATATTGGTCAGGAAATGATACATTTTGATCGTGAAGCTATTTCAAAAGAAGGATTTGATAATACAGTGATTATGGTCATTACAAATTCTCATGATTATTTAGATATTGTTCCTACAAATGAAAATCAGTTGAGTTTAAATCAATCATGTTTAACGGTGGTGCTATCATGAAAAAGTTTATGTGGGGTGGCAGCATTTCAGCTCATCAGAGTGAAGGCGGTTATCAGGAAGGTGGGAAAGGTCCAGCTATTATGGATTATGTCAGTTTTGGCAGCCATCAGCAAATGCGACAAGTCTATGATGAAATAAAAGAAGATGTGATTTATCCAAATCATACAGGTATAGATTTTTATCATAGATATAAAGAAGATATTGCTTTATTTGCTGAAATGGGATTTCAAGCATTAAGAATCTCGATAGACTGGTCAAGAATATATCCTCAAGGAGATGATGAATATCCTAATCAGGAAGGGTTGGATTTTTATCATTGTGTTATTGATGAATTATTAAAATATCATATAGAACCAATTGTAACTTTGTATCATTTTGAAATGCCATTGAATATTGTGAAAAAATATCAGTCATGGTATAATCGAAAAACTGTTGATTTATATGTTAGATTTTGTCAGACTGTGATAACATCTTTGAATAATAAGGTACATTATTGGATTACTTTTAATGAAACAAATCATTTAGATTTAAAAGGAAAATATTCTAATTTATTTACATATATCCTCACGGGATTAAAACCATCAGAATTTGATAATATTCACGAATTTGAGGCAAGACTTTCTTATCATATGTCGCTTGCAAGTACAAAAGTTGTTGAACTTGCACACCAGATTAATCCTCAAAATAAAGTTGGATGCGTCTTTGGAATAACCCCTTTTTATCCTAAAACTTGTCATCCTTTAGATGTTATGAGAGCATTTCAGGATATGAATCAAGACTTATACCAACTTGATGCTATGACAATGGGATACTTTCCTCAATATAAGTTAGCAGAATTTCAAGAGAAAGGTGTCTTTATTGAAATTTCAAGTGAAGATAAGTTAGCTTTTGCAAAAGGAAAGATCGATTTTATTGGGATTAACTATTATTGTACAGAAGTGAGTTCTCATATAGAAATTGATGAGGAAAAAGCATTATTTGGTGGATATAGTAATCCTTATTTAGAGAAAACAGCTTGGGATTTAACAATTGATCCAGTTGGGTTAAGATATCTTCTCAATTATTTAGATAGGAAATATCATTTACCAATATTGATTACAGAGAATGGGATTGGTTTAGAAGATGAGATAATTGATGGAAAAATCCATGACCAGGTGAGAGTCGATTATCTTCAAAAACATATTGACCAAATTCAAAAAGCAATAGAGAAAGATTATGTTGATTGTATTGGTTATTTGATGTGGGGACCAATAGATTTAGTAAGTGCAACAAGTGGAGAAATGAAAAAAAGATATGGATTTATTTATGTAGACAAAAATGATGATGGAACAGGTTCGTATCAGCGTATAAAAAAAGACTCTTTTTACTGGTTTAAAGAGTTCTTAAAGAGCAAGGAGTATGAATGAGGTTTACAATAAGATGTATTAATGATACAATAAACAAAGATAGTGAGGTGGAAGACATGCATATTAATAATCAACAATATTCAAATTCATATCATGATGCATGGCTTACACAGGAACAATATTAACCAGTTTTTCTTACAAGGGATGAGTGCGTCCAAAATAGGGGAACTGTCAATACAATAATAAACAAAGGTTCCATTTTTATTGTGGAATCTTTTTTTGTTCCCCAGAAGAGAAAAGGGGATTTATCATGAAAAAGAATTTATATTTAAATTATATATTTGAATTTTTACTTAATTTGAAACTCACAACATTACTTTGGCCAACATTTTTAATTATGAAAGGATTTACTCTTATTGATGTTGGAATATGTGAAAGTATTTTCCATATCACATCAATGTTAGGAGAAATGCCAACAGGAATTATTAGTGATTTATATGGAAGACGATTGAGTCGATTGCTAGGAAGACTTATTGATATTATATCCATTATTGTTTTAATTATAGGACAATCAGAATGGATGATGTATTTATCATTTATATTGTCTGCATTATCATATAATTTAGAATCAGGTACTGATAGTGCTTATGTTTATGATCTTTT harbors:
- a CDS encoding glycoside hydrolase family 1 protein is translated as MKKFMWGGSISAHQSEGGYQEGGKGPAIMDYVSFGSHQQMRQVYDEIKEDVIYPNHTGIDFYHRYKEDIALFAEMGFQALRISIDWSRIYPQGDDEYPNQEGLDFYHCVIDELLKYHIEPIVTLYHFEMPLNIVKKYQSWYNRKTVDLYVRFCQTVITSLNNKVHYWITFNETNHLDLKGKYSNLFTYILTGLKPSEFDNIHEFEARLSYHMSLASTKVVELAHQINPQNKVGCVFGITPFYPKTCHPLDVMRAFQDMNQDLYQLDAMTMGYFPQYKLAEFQEKGVFIEISSEDKLAFAKGKIDFIGINYYCTEVSSHIEIDEEKALFGGYSNPYLEKTAWDLTIDPVGLRYLLNYLDRKYHLPILITENGIGLEDEIIDGKIHDQVRVDYLQKHIDQIQKAIEKDYVDCIGYLMWGPIDLVSATSGEMKKRYGFIYVDKNDDGTGSYQRIKKDSFYWFKEFLKSKEYE
- a CDS encoding [FeFe] hydrogenase, group A, with protein sequence MSKHLGMDIRVPIECDNPSIQRDEEKCIKCGQCKNICQDYIGVHGTYSLEDTLDRAVCINCGQCANVCPVSSIHETYEYPFIQEDMKNSDKIIIFNTSPSVRIALGEEFGMEDGTFVEGKMIALLRKLGAKYVLDTNFSADLTILEEGTELIRRLTKQTKPLPQFTSCCPAWVKYLEIYHPEMRNHLSTAKSPIGMQGPTVKTYFAKKMNIDPTQIVNIAVTPCTAKKYEIKREEMCDAGKYLGIDNMRDMDYVITTRELAKWAKEENIDFTSLKDSKFDSLMGEASGAGVIFGNSGGVMEAALRTAYEIMTGESAPINLLTYTPVRGLDDVKEASVDMNGITVNIAVIFGTKNASQFIEKMKTADKKYHFVEVMTCPGGCIGGGGQPKDTKYQGDLLRAKRIAGLYNRDQSMNLRKSHDNPEIQQLYKDFYQEPMSDLAENMLHTTYIDRSKELGK
- the queA gene encoding tRNA preQ1(34) S-adenosylmethionine ribosyltransferase-isomerase QueA, whose product is MKLSEFDYHLPEELIAQTPLKKRDTSRLMVLDRKNETIEDKHFYDILDYLYEGDILVRNNTKVIPARLYGTKEETNGHVEVLLLKDLGNDVWECLVGNARIVKIDTIITFGDGSLKAKCIHIGDEGIRHFEMIYEGIFYEILDTLGTMPLPPYIKEKLEDQERYQTVYAKIEGSAAAPTAGLHFTDDIIDKVKAKGVKILDVTLHVGLGTFRPVKVDDVLEHHMHSEFYMIDEDVAQQLNNAKANGQRIISVGTTSTRTLEANFKKYGQFKATQESTDIFIYPGYQFEAIDALITNFHLPKSTLVMLVSAFANKEFILKAYHHAVEEKYRFFSFGDCMFIQ
- a CDS encoding PRD domain-containing protein gives rise to the protein MKVSQILNNNVAVVKRGSQEVIVYSKGISFKKRPGDSIELSEIDKTYVLDSHDKLEHFSYLLTNTKEEYLQIVNQVIDYGETLLEEKMSDYLYLTLLDHVDFTIKRMKKGQFMRSPLSYEVKKFYPKHYQIGIYGIKLIKEKLKLDCPEDEAVAITLHFINIQTHNNMEESMLIMDTVKDLLAIIKYHFHTTFDEDSMNYMRLVTHIQYFAQRLVHKDFFVETDNELYNHIYKMYPQSYHCVQKMKQYVYKVFQCELSQDEEAYLILHIHRVTYRDK
- a CDS encoding beta-glucoside-specific PTS transporter subunit IIABC, producing MNYKNLCEKIIYLVGGKDNIQNVVHCVTRLRFTLTDQSLADIDKILELKEVIDVIANEAVFQIVIGPQVMDVYKDFMKLLGDGVSQDVTVKKNIWRSVLDLMSESMSPILQPLMAAGMLAGVLSILSLTGIISAESSTYMIIDSLRNAIFYFLPVFMAMSCAKKLNANPYLAVALAVTLLSTGINGVEGLNLFGIPLPTITYSNSFFPIILAVWLMGNVDKVLSRIIPNAITYFFKPVLTLLICLPVTLLLFGPMGTWLGDGINLICQFLMSTVGNWIVVALYAALQPFLIMFGAANFVMPVLMNFLTTQGYDPIFLVGSLISDAAVGGALLGYFLRSKNSQQKQLFGTTAFSAFMNITEPGIYGVFVKFRRPFFAVMIGGGLGGMFAGLMGVKGYSFAGLVSLTAWIGDGDYRNFYCAIIAVVIAIIGAGIASYFLGIPDTDEENSVQNKKRNLEIHAPVEGKVISLTDVEDKAFASEALGKGIAFMPEEDMIYAPVSGEVVTLFPTQHAIGLKTDYGIEVLIHIGIDTVELNGKYFKSFIKQGDHVHIGQEMIHFDREAISKEGFDNTVIMVITNSHDYLDIVPTNENQLSLNQSCLTVVLS
- a CDS encoding GTP pyrophosphokinase codes for the protein MLKKDKIRLLDNKRLKKNILNQVVKNPILENVNSLLRMEQLYEAGIKEIRTKLEILDSEFKVKYDHNPIHHIESRLKKPESIIKKAIDKDVTLTEKEIMRHIHDIAGIRVICNYIDDVYVVAQLLINQDDIKLIKIKDYIQNPKDNGYRSLHLVLEVPIFLAEGVQPIHVEVQLRTIAMDFWASLEHKLKYKTDNNVPEDIKKELIQCAMSISELDYKMQSIHNRLNNDSEIQ
- the tgt gene encoding tRNA guanosine(34) transglycosylase Tgt is translated as MEGFWYELKHVCKQSGARYGILHTPHGDVETPMFMPVGTLATVKGISPEQLKEMNSQVILSNTYHLWLRPGEDVVKQAGGLHKFMNYDGPILTDSGGFQVFSLGKTRKIEEEGVTFKSIVDGKKLFLSPEKAIQIQNDLGADIIMSFDECAPYPCTHDYMKNSVERTLRWAKRGKDAHQRDDQALFGIVQGGEFEDLREFSAKELVKMDFPGYSIGGTSVGEPKDVMYKMIDDAIQWLPVDKPRYLMGVGNPIDLIEGAMRGIDMFDCVLPTRVARHGALMTHYGRMNINNEKFKYDFTPIDDKCHCYTCRNYTRAYLRHLHKCDEIFGKSLLSIHNVAFLLQLSEDIRNAIQEDRLLDFKEEFLDHYGRDVYERAF
- a CDS encoding epoxyqueuosine reductase QueH — translated: MKIGDTKPSLLLHVCCGPCSSYVIKELSEYFHITIYYSNSNIYPIDEYQRRYQELLHFIKRFNQDFKHNIQVIEDPYNHPEWVSHLYPLKELPEGSMRCRLCYSLRMRRTFDYAKINHYDYWTTVLSISPHKNSQWINEIGDAWQSSTPKFLYADFKKNNGYLKSTQMTKEYEMYRQNYCGCMFSYEEMLKREKQK